One part of the Maridesulfovibrio bastinii DSM 16055 genome encodes these proteins:
- a CDS encoding sigma-54-dependent transcriptional regulator: protein MTAEKILIVDDEVIARENISWILQQEGYLPTIVETAEAALDALSQQEYALIITDLMLPGMSGIELLEKVRTMLPSAEVIVITGHATVETAVKAMQKGAHSYIAKPLNIEELKTQVIKALEQRALSVEVLRLRKMIAQGRPDLPLVGQSTPLRNLKRKIAQVAQMNCNVLIQGETGTGKELVAKSIHMLSPRSSERFMAINCGTFTTELMDKELFGHEREAFTGASRGQKGILEVADGGTVFFDEIGELPLNMQVKLLRVLQERNFLRVGGTKEIPVDIKVVAATNCDLAEEVNAGRFRQDLFYRLNVVTLNVPPLRTLKDDIPVLVGHFLEQYRTKEFSINSISQETLDILMQYSFPGNVRELENIVQRALALAGGTEFIPDLLPSEVYRSVSQKPLETLEDVEKQHIRKVLSAMRGNKTKTAEVLGIDRVSLWRKLKKYQIE from the coding sequence ATGACAGCGGAAAAAATTTTAATTGTAGATGATGAAGTTATAGCTAGAGAAAATATATCCTGGATTCTTCAGCAGGAAGGCTATCTTCCGACCATAGTAGAAACCGCTGAAGCGGCTCTCGATGCCCTCTCCCAGCAGGAATATGCCCTGATCATCACAGACCTCATGCTGCCGGGTATGAGCGGAATAGAGCTTCTGGAAAAAGTTAGAACAATGCTCCCTTCGGCCGAAGTGATCGTTATCACCGGCCACGCCACTGTCGAAACTGCTGTAAAGGCCATGCAGAAAGGAGCCCATTCATATATTGCCAAACCTCTCAACATTGAAGAGCTGAAAACTCAGGTTATAAAAGCTCTGGAGCAGCGCGCCCTTTCCGTTGAAGTACTGCGCCTGCGTAAAATGATAGCTCAGGGCAGACCGGACCTGCCGCTTGTCGGTCAAAGTACTCCCCTTAGAAACCTGAAGAGGAAAATAGCTCAGGTTGCCCAGATGAACTGCAACGTTCTGATTCAGGGAGAAACAGGAACAGGAAAGGAGCTTGTTGCTAAAAGTATTCACATGCTCAGCCCCAGATCATCGGAACGCTTTATGGCCATCAACTGTGGAACCTTTACCACGGAACTTATGGATAAGGAGCTTTTCGGACACGAAAGGGAGGCTTTTACCGGGGCAAGCAGAGGGCAGAAAGGTATTCTGGAAGTCGCTGACGGTGGAACTGTTTTCTTTGATGAAATAGGAGAACTCCCGCTGAACATGCAGGTCAAACTGCTTAGAGTTCTACAGGAAAGAAATTTTTTAAGAGTCGGCGGAACCAAAGAAATTCCGGTAGATATCAAAGTTGTTGCGGCAACCAACTGCGATCTGGCGGAAGAGGTCAACGCGGGAAGATTCCGGCAGGACCTTTTTTACAGACTGAACGTTGTCACCCTTAATGTTCCACCGCTCAGAACACTTAAAGATGATATCCCTGTTCTTGTCGGACATTTTCTGGAGCAATACAGAACTAAAGAATTTTCCATAAACTCGATTTCGCAGGAAACTCTGGATATTTTGATGCAGTATTCATTTCCCGGAAACGTCCGCGAACTTGAAAACATCGTTCAACGGGCTCTGGCTTTAGCCGGTGGAACGGAATTCATCCCGGACCTGCTGCCTTCGGAAGTATATCGCTCTGTCAGCCAGAAACCCCTTGAAACTTTAGAGGATGTTGAAAAACAGCATATCCGCAAAGTGCTGTCAGCAATGCGCGGCAATAAAACCAAAACCGCCGAGGTTCTGGGAATAGACAGAGTCTCACTCTGGAGAAAACTTAAAAAATACCAGATTGAATAA
- a CDS encoding S16 family serine protease, whose product MFGFFKKEKADAVELEKSESPTPVNPSNKGVEESKAGSSILRDLKRRIDNAGLPEAVYDSVTAEYENLMGIQPGGPEFNISINYLEFVISLPWNVLTRDDLDLEKAESVLNLRHHGLSQVKERILEYLAVKKLHTQNRRSILIVDDEEITRENLSYVFDQDGYEVRTASDGVTAIEAMAAKPANVVVTDLKMQGMDGLNLTGEVRERWPETGIVMLTGYASVSTAVSAMKQGADHYMSKPVNLGKLREHVDELASKGGSYLNLNGPVLCFSGPPGTGKTSIGKAVAEALGRKFIRISLAGLRDEAELRGHRRTYLGALPGRIIQEVQKCGARNPVIMLDEMDKIIKNFDGDATAVLLELLDPQQNSAFVDNYLAVPFDLSEAMFIATVNDISRLSAPLIDRMEEIEFTGYSIEDKILILKDFLLPDQLHRHGLGKKQVNITDDSARYLISSYTREAGLRGLEKETASLCRKFARLFLEEQVSGDEEQLDPEKINSLLGPAKFEKSTAFSGARVGMTTGLVWTREGGEIIFVEAAGMKGSKQLMLTGSLGEVMRESAKTALSYIRSNAADYGIDADFFEHSDIHIHIPAGGVSKEGPSAGVAIAVSLLSLLTGRAVRQDTAVSGELSLLGEILKVGGIRDKLLAASNAGVARVVLPEKCRVEASGLESKITASLELIFVKSMSEVVEATLEN is encoded by the coding sequence ATGTTCGGTTTTTTTAAAAAAGAGAAGGCGGATGCTGTAGAACTTGAAAAAAGTGAATCTCCAACTCCTGTAAATCCTTCAAATAAAGGTGTTGAAGAGTCCAAAGCCGGTTCGTCAATTTTGCGTGACCTTAAAAGACGAATTGATAATGCCGGACTTCCTGAAGCGGTATATGATTCAGTTACAGCAGAATATGAGAACCTTATGGGTATCCAACCCGGTGGTCCTGAATTTAATATTTCAATAAACTATCTTGAGTTTGTGATTTCTTTACCATGGAACGTCCTTACACGGGATGATCTTGATCTGGAAAAGGCGGAATCAGTGCTCAACCTCCGCCATCATGGTTTGAGTCAGGTAAAAGAAAGAATACTGGAATATCTGGCTGTAAAAAAACTCCATACCCAGAACAGGCGTAGTATCCTTATAGTTGATGATGAAGAAATAACCCGCGAAAATCTGTCCTATGTTTTTGATCAGGATGGCTATGAGGTCAGAACAGCTTCTGACGGAGTTACAGCTATTGAAGCCATGGCAGCAAAACCGGCCAATGTTGTTGTGACTGATCTGAAAATGCAGGGCATGGACGGACTCAATCTGACCGGAGAAGTGCGCGAAAGATGGCCTGAAACAGGTATCGTCATGCTTACGGGGTATGCTTCTGTTTCAACTGCTGTCAGTGCCATGAAGCAGGGTGCTGATCATTATATGAGTAAACCCGTCAACCTCGGAAAACTGAGAGAGCACGTTGACGAGCTGGCCAGTAAAGGCGGCAGTTATCTGAATCTGAATGGCCCTGTGCTTTGTTTTTCAGGCCCTCCCGGAACCGGCAAAACTTCAATAGGCAAGGCCGTTGCTGAAGCTCTGGGCAGAAAATTTATCCGTATTTCTCTTGCCGGATTAAGGGATGAGGCGGAACTGAGAGGCCACAGGCGAACTTATCTTGGAGCTTTACCCGGCAGGATTATACAGGAAGTGCAAAAGTGCGGAGCCAGAAATCCTGTGATTATGCTTGATGAGATGGATAAAATTATCAAGAATTTTGATGGTGATGCCACCGCAGTGCTGCTGGAATTATTGGACCCGCAACAGAACAGTGCTTTTGTTGATAATTATCTTGCCGTTCCTTTTGATCTATCTGAAGCCATGTTTATCGCCACAGTAAATGACATAAGCAGACTTTCAGCTCCATTGATAGACCGTATGGAGGAAATAGAATTCACAGGATATTCTATTGAAGACAAGATTCTGATTCTCAAGGATTTTCTTCTTCCTGATCAATTGCACCGTCATGGCCTTGGTAAAAAACAGGTCAACATAACTGATGATAGCGCGCGTTATCTTATTTCCAGTTATACCCGTGAAGCCGGGCTGCGTGGGCTGGAAAAAGAAACCGCTTCATTGTGTCGTAAGTTTGCACGGCTCTTCCTTGAAGAGCAGGTTTCCGGCGATGAAGAACAGCTGGACCCGGAAAAGATAAACAGTCTGCTTGGCCCTGCTAAATTCGAAAAATCAACGGCTTTCAGCGGTGCGCGGGTGGGGATGACAACCGGCCTTGTCTGGACCAGAGAGGGCGGGGAAATTATTTTTGTGGAAGCTGCCGGAATGAAAGGCAGCAAACAACTGATGCTGACCGGTTCTCTTGGTGAAGTAATGCGTGAATCGGCCAAAACAGCTTTAAGCTACATCCGCAGTAATGCTGCCGATTATGGAATTGATGCTGATTTTTTTGAACATAGTGACATTCATATTCATATCCCTGCCGGAGGTGTCAGCAAAGAAGGTCCGTCGGCTGGAGTTGCAATAGCTGTTTCACTTCTGTCGCTGCTGACCGGAAGAGCTGTAAGACAGGACACCGCCGTGAGTGGAGAACTTTCACTTCTGGGCGAGATTTTGAAAGTCGGAGGCATCAGGGATAAACTTCTGGCGGCTTCCAACGCTGGAGTAGCCAGGGTTGTGCTTCCTGAAAAATGTCGAGTTGAAGCATCCGGTCTGGAATCAAAGATTACCGCTTCTTTGGAATTGATTTTTGTTAAATCAATGAGCGAGGTTGTCGAGGCAACTCTTGAAAACTGA